In Gossypium arboreum isolate Shixiya-1 chromosome 5, ASM2569848v2, whole genome shotgun sequence, a single genomic region encodes these proteins:
- the LOC108450466 gene encoding ultraviolet-B receptor UVR8: MAMEVNPTSKQTIIDNETQREKVEEQLWSWGAGTDGQLGTLRLQDEHLPQLLNVPSLSSASSVSMLACGGAHVVGLTSGGKVLTWGRGNSGQLGHGDMDCLLSPKIVMSLESYCITQVSAGWSHSGFVSDEGCVFTCGDGSFGQLGHGDYRSHCSPAKVSFFVNKHVEQIACGMRHSLVLLKDGSGNLLYGFGSGKRGQLGISIDRIKSVNAPEIIRGFDDVQIITITANADHSAALSADGELYTWGRGFGATSDFLSPQQSPSSLKFSKVALGWNHALVLSDNGEVFMLGGSHHGMLSNPEITTLSKHLSDGAVLERVPGLDGIKVVDIAAGAEHSAIVTEEGVIKIWGWGEHGQLGLGSSRDESSPKTVSLGVEVERKNGTVRVYCGSGYTYAISTFCS, encoded by the exons ATGGCGATGGAAGTAAATCCGACGAGCAAACAAACAATAATCGATAATGAAACACAGAGAGAGAAAGTAGAAGAACAACTATGGAGCTGGGGAGCAGGAACGGATGGACAGCTGGGCACCCTCAGGCTCCAAGACGAGCACCTCCCTCAACTCCTTAATGTCCCTTCACTATCTTCCGCTTCATCCGTCTCTATGCTCGCATGTGGCGGCGCTCACGTTGTTGGCTTGACCTCTG GTGGGAAAGTACTAACATGGGGAAGGGGAAACTCAGGTCAGTTAGGCCATGGAGACATGGATTGCTTGCTATCTCCAAAGATTGTAATGTCTTTGGAGAGTTACTGCATCACTCAAGTTTCAGCTGGATGGAGCCATTCTGGATTTGTTTCAG ATGAAGGGTGTGTTTTTACTTGTGGAGATGGATCATTTGGCCAGCTCGGGCATGGTGATTACAGGTCACATTGCTCTCCTGCTAAAGTATCATTTTTTGTTAATAAGCATGTTGAACAGATAGCTTGTGGCATGCGCCATTCACTTGTCCTACTGAAAG ATGGTTCAGGAAATCTACTTTATGGATTTGGATCTGGAAAGCGTGGTCAATTGGGTATTTCAATAGATAGAATCAAGTCTGTCAATGCTCCTGAGATTATCCGTGGATTTGATGATGTTCAAATCATTACCATCACTGCAAATGCAGACCACAGTGCAGCATTATCTG CTGATGGAGAATTGTACACTTGGGGAAGAGGGTTTGGTGCAACATCTGATTTTCTTAGTCCTCAACAATCACCTTCATCATTGAAGTTCTCTAAAGTTGCACTTGGTTGGAATCATGCTCTAGTATTATCTG ATAATGGAGAAGTTTTTATGCTTGGTGGTAGTCATCATGGAATGCTAAGCAATCCTGAGATAACAACTCTCTCAAAGCATTTATCAG ATGGAGCTGTTTTGGAGAGAGTCCCAGGTCTTGACGGGATAAAAGTTGTGGACATTGCAGCTGGAGCTGAGCACTCTGCTATTGTAACAG AGGAAGGAGTGATTAAGATATGGGGTTGGGGTGAACATGGGCAGCTTGGTCTTGGGAGTTCAAGGGACGAAAGCAGCCCTAAAACAGTCAGTTTAGGTGTTGAAGTTGAACGCAAAAATGGTACAGTCAGAGTTTACTGTGGGAGTGGATATACGTATGCCATTAGTACATTTTGTTCTTAA